The genomic window agtGGTAATATAACAATCGGTGGAGAATTTAAGACGTCTTTCCAAGAATATTCTGGGTTTAagaatttttggaaaacaGAAAGATTTCTAATCTCGTCAATtttattacaattatttaagaatgaaataaatttcctctttcttttttcaataatttttaaatcattttgAACATGGATTGGATTTATGaaataattgattaatGGGTGTTTTGAAGGAATCGGAGGTACCACTATCGTTGgcaataattttttcaatacttGATATAATGTATCAAATTCAGAATATCTCCTTGTTACTTTTGAACCATTATATTGGATGACATAACCTATGGCATGCTTGCCCCATGGATCTTTATAATCACCTGTATCTATTACTTGtatttcatcatcgtcatcgtcatcattaCTGTAATCCTGGTCATTCTCATCTTGATCGTTAAAATGACTTGTttgattatatatttttgtattttgtttttttattttcgCTAACGATAGAGACATTGATAATGTTTCGAATGGTTCTTCGTTACTACTACCGTCACTTAAGGCAGATATAAAGTTTTGTGGATCGTTCTTGCTTTCGTTATTCGTAGCGATATCATGAATAGGTGACTCTggattgttattattatcagaCAAATTGATATGATAAGATAGTTCGTCATCAAGAgcattcttattatttgatgttGGCCCTTCTTCAACGTTTCCCTGACTATGTTCCTCTGTTGAGCTTATATGTCTTGAAGACactaatgaattaattgaatttgaagcCTTGATGTGATGTTCATTATTAGCAATGGATCTTGAcggtgaagaagaagatgatatagATGACGGTGAGAAGGAGGATGGTGAATTTGATGGAGGAGTTGTGTTTATACCTGAAGCATATAGATGATTTGTTCCTACGAATGgattattatcttcttcatcaatcaTTAAAGATTGAAACGATGTACTGTCTGGATGATATAATACCTCCGGTTGTGACTGTGGCAGCAAGTGTAATTGTTGTCGTTGCTTGTTttcattcttcttcttcttctttttgtcTCTTTTGTTTTGTGTCCAATTATCTTTGTTGTCTATAAATAAGTTCTGAGATAGTTTTAATGTACTTGTGTCCTTATCTGTGTTTATAGGATCAACCACAGGTTCCTGCTCCTCTCGATCATCAGAGGATTCTATATCTTTCAATGTGTCAAAGATGTTCATAGTTCTTTCGAATGCTTGGCAGTTTTCAGTTACCTAATTAAAGTAGTAATACGAGACTTATACTAATAGTAGGTCCAGTCCTTAGATTACTGTGTTATCTTATCTAGTCTTTCTTCCCCTTTTTTTGCGTTATCTAACTGATCATTCGTGGGTATCCCTTTGTAATCTTTGAGTTTATGtattttgtattttgtattttgtATTTTCGGGCCTTTAAAGGTGACAGTGCCATTGTCATAT from Naumovozyma dairenensis CBS 421 chromosome 3, complete genome includes these protein-coding regions:
- the SNX41 gene encoding Snx41p (similar to Saccharomyces cerevisiae SNX41 (YDR425W); ancestral locus Anc_5.533); protein product: MNIFDTLKDIESSDDREEQEPVVDPINTDKDTSTLKLSQNLFIDNKDNWTQNKRDKKKKKKNENKQRQQLHLLPQSQPEVLYHPDSTSFQSLMIDEEDNNPFVGTNHLYASGINTTPPSNSPSSFSPSSISSSSSPSRSIANNEHHIKASNSINSLVSSRHISSTEEHSQGNVEEGPTSNNKNALDDELSYHINLSDNNNNPESPIHDIATNNESKNDPQNFISALSDGSSNEEPFETLSMSLSLAKIKKQNTKIYNQTSHFNDQDENDQDYSNDDDDDDEIQVIDTGDYKDPWGKHAIGYVIQYNGSKVTRRYSEFDTLYQVLKKLLPTIVVPPIPSKHPLINYFINPIHVQNDLKIIEKRKRKFISFLNNCNKIDEIRNLSVFQKFLNPEYSWKDVLNSPPIVILPLNNLLAPPLNPTKPSPLHILLPSPASITRLDYSIINDSNESLHLINNKFIKFEKLLKDYKIHLLPIYHTVKSNKSNLIQLSNTIAKLGAYYNAFSLENNVISNDNNLQIIKTLSVGIEKIGTSFDINYVLLENLIDNINSNLEESVEEMIKSLDNSFKVLHFRKLKLLQYQIIETTIKKREFRIKSLKESAIQLQKLNETLGNNSLNSPTINKTILYSEDNENNNNLQDSESPIEISTDPESSTNNSASNPRPTSKTAPIDNNRMLLKTQLERRRRKENSKKIHGFYEIDPYLLTDLERKEELKKLNKEVEKLKECFNLITKDINDVNESMENNLNHLVSYLNMKWEKSLKYISKDIIYFLQECLKSWKNAKAKIHAIVI